In the Pseudomonas orientalis genome, one interval contains:
- the orn gene encoding oligoribonuclease: MQNPQNLIWIDLEMTGLNPDTDVIIEMATIVTDSNLNTLAEGPVIAIHHSDAVLATMDEWNTRTHGNSGLTQRVRDSRISMAEAEAQTIAFLENWVPKGKSPICGNSICQDRRFLYTHMKGLESYFHYRNLDVSTLKELAARWAPEVKDSFHKGSTHLALDDIRESIAELQHYRKHFIKA; this comes from the coding sequence ATGCAAAACCCACAGAACCTGATTTGGATCGATCTGGAAATGACCGGTCTGAACCCCGACACCGACGTCATCATCGAGATGGCGACGATTGTCACCGACAGCAACCTCAATACCTTGGCCGAAGGTCCGGTGATCGCGATTCACCACAGCGATGCCGTGCTTGCCACCATGGACGAGTGGAATACCCGCACCCATGGCAACTCGGGCCTGACCCAGCGTGTACGCGACAGCCGCATCAGCATGGCCGAAGCCGAAGCCCAAACCATCGCCTTTCTGGAAAACTGGGTGCCCAAGGGCAAGTCGCCAATCTGCGGCAACAGCATCTGCCAGGACCGGCGCTTCCTTTATACGCACATGAAAGGGCTGGAGAGCTACTTCCATTATCGCAACCTGGACGTGTCGACCTTGAAGGAGCTGGCAGCACGCTGGGCGCCGGAGGTCAAAGACAGCTTCCATAAAGGCAGCACGCACCTGGCGCTGGATGACATCCGCGAGTCGATCGCCGAGTTGCAGCATTACCGCAAGCATTTCATCAAGGCCTGA